TCCAGACCAGGTAAAACCACTTTGTTCAATGTAAAATAAAGAGCAAAACTACTCTACTCTCAACATTTCAGTTagaaaagagaagcagagagagagagagagagtgtgtgtgtgtgtgtgtgtgtgtgtgtgtgtgtttgtgcctttgTGTCTGTCAGAGATTAGATGAAATCTACTAAAGCGTAGATAGTCTAAAATTCTATAATTACTGAGCCTGGCTCTAAGCATaaactgaaaaacaatgaacaccCTCCTTTAAGAAGTTATTTTATAGTTTCTCAAGTCAAAAGTGATCATCTCACTCTGACAGTTTCTCTCACTTGTCTAAGTCTACTTCTCTTTTTAGCTTCAAGTCAACAGGATGTGTGCCAAAACCACAGCAGTGTCAGAAAAACAAGGCGCCTGTTTCAACATGTTGCAGTCTGCTCTGACATAATCAAAAGAGCACTGAAAGCAGCAGCTGCCTATCGCTGCTTAGACAGTTTTAAGTTGATCTCAAACAATAAACCCTTGCTTTGTGAACATATTGAGGCTGTCTAAACGCACGGGGCTCCTTTTGCTTTTCACAGTAATATTTCATAATAGCATGACACGGACAGATGTGGGCTAAATAAATAGGGGTGGGTTGGGGTAagaggaacaggaagagagaaagcgagagagagagagagagagggagagagagaaaaggtagCTAGGCAGGCAGAAAAGGGCGAGAGCTTGTCACGTCGGCATGTGAAACTATATTCatactagattttttttttcttaaagataTTTGACAAGTGACAAGTCGAAAATGCTGTACTCAGTCTGTGTTGACTTCAAGAGATGATGCTTTTCAGAGACTAATTACAAAAGATAAaggtaagagaaaaaaaatactgaactttttacattttttctgtgATACACAAGGCAACATTCTGGGCAACATGACAGGGCAATGTACAACAGGAATTCCAGTGATACTAAATTgcaaaatatacagtagaagTCATCTGAGCAACaagaagttgacattttgtcagACAATGTTGTCATACAAGTTCGTCCATATTGTTGCCCAACGTATCGCAGCCCTTTGAAAGTGTTTTAGTCGACAGACAGGAAAATATGACTTACAGTTGGATTTTTGACTTAAATATCTGTAGGCTACATGCTAGAACCTGCCAATCTGGTTTCTCATACATTTCCTTAGAAGAGATAAGCACAGCTGCTCATTCTGCATGTCTTTCCAGCGAGTTAAGGCTTAATATGTGTGATCTCAGTTGAATATCTGAATTTTTCTCAGAAATATCAACACCAGAGGCCCTAGTCAATGGGAGTCTTTGGCATAATAGTtcactgtttctgtgtctcttccCCCCTGTCAGGTTTTGACAGAGAGCTTAATGAACTGCACAGAGGTCAAAGTTGAAATGGCTGAAGAGGGGCAGCTGGAACCTCTTGTCATCACCGAAGAGGGGGATGTGACTGTTGGTGTCGCTGACAGAGGGGCGGTCAGCAGTTTGGCTGTCAACAGCAGAGAGTCGGCGCTCAAAAAGGAAGATGGACAGACTGGAGAGGGCAAGACTGAAGAAAATATAACAAGGGAATTGTGTTTAGAAGAGGAGAGGCTACCAAAGCAACAAACcatgacagaggaagagaacagaggagagttTGGTGGGGATGAAGAGGAtaaagttggtaggccagaaGAAACTGAAAGCATGAATGATGGACAGAACGGAGATGATAAAGAGAAGGAAGGGCAGACgcaggaggagatgaggatTAAGGAAATACCTGAGGAAACCAGAGACACAGAAGAAGACACGGTCGCACCAACAGACCCTCAAGGGGACATAAATGGACTTACTTCCTCTGACCAGCCGTCCGAGGGAACACAGAGGGAACAGGATGATCAAAAACAGGTTTGTGATACTGTCATTTCTTGCCTGGTGCCCCAACATCACCTTTACAGTAACTCAGTTAGCAAGTCCTGCCGTGAACAAAGTGTCTGTTCTTGCTGTTCTCGACTTTCTAAACTAGCCACCATGTACTTGAAAAACAAtcttgtggtggaggaacaggGGGTAACATTCTGTAAAAGCGTACGTGGGTGTAGAGTGAAGAATACTTTTGCTGTGCCAACAAACACAGCCGGTGCCACTCACTGTGAGCCTGaaacctctcctccctccctctctctctctctctctctctctctctctctctctctctctgccacccacccctgtctttctctcaggcTCACCGGTTAACCCCTGACTTCCCGGAGGCGCTGTACGAGCTGCTCTGCACCCTGCAGGAGGGAAGGCGGCTCAATGACCAGCGCTGCTCCTTCAGGCTGGAGGGTGGCCTTGTGCGGAGGAGGTGCCACTCTGAGCCCAACACCACCAAGCCTGCTAAGAGAGGTGAGAGCGCGCAGAGAGAGGCTGCTGCGCTTTACAGTGGTTTACAAGTGACAACAAAACTGATGCAACTCCACGCGTTCGCCTCCACGTAGTGATGCTGAGTCTGACTCATGCTGATCAAGTTGAAACAACGTGAAACCACTGCAACTCAGGAGTCTTTTGAAACTCGAGCGAGCATATAGCATATTTCCATGTATTTCTTTCTCCAGAATATGAGAATTATGACCGCTGCAAGTCTCCTGTCGCCTAAATATGGCGTCTCTTGTCTCCGTTCCCCACAGTCGTCTTCTCCTCCATGACTTCGCTGCAAAAGGAGGAGTTCTTTGAGCTGGTGGCCACCGCTCAGGCCCGCCGGCTGGACGACCAGAGGGCAGATCTCGACAGGTCTCCACCCCCGAAACCAAAAACCAGAAGTTTCAGAGGCAGCTTAAAGCAACTCTCTATTGTGAGAAAGCCCGCTCCGCTACCTGTGCCCAAAGAGGACCTGTACAACATGATTCTCACCACGCAAGTAAGCAGGCCGAACTAGGGCCGGGCGATAagtcaatattatcgtttatcgtctgtCAGTGGAACCGTATCGTGATGATGTGgggattttgggatatcgtgacgcacaattctgctgtctaaattgatgataacaagcaaaatttatttaaaaactctgacaaaatgagatatgaaacattttaattatttgaaaatttgagttttatttgacatcacacctaacattaccattcggttcagtgggatgaacattcatttgattatttgccgtgtgattttgcatacgcgagtcatattgtgatatatatcgcCATAGAAAAAAATCCGTATGATTATCATAATATTCATTTCAACCATGTCAACTAAGTCTAGGCTGAACTAGCAAGTTTAAACATTTTGATTGATGACAAAAGGGGGAGACAGCCGTGTTTCTTGgaaaaaacattacagaaaGTGTCTTAGTGTGTCATGTCAATGCTAGTGGAGAGTTATTTGACTGCAGGCATCATTTCATGCATTCAGACATTGGTTAACATTACCCcctctccccaccccacccctcccaggCCCAGGGCAGGCTGGAGGACCAGCGCAGCAGGGCTCCAGGCCCCATGGACGATGAGGACTTCTTCTCCCTGCTGCTGAGGGTCCAGGGGGGACgcatggaggagcagaggactGAGCTGCCGCACATACTGCAAACCTGAGACAGAAGGACACTGTGGAGCTAGCATGGCTGCAGTGGGAGCCATCACATGCAGTGTAACCTTAGTTTGATTGCCTTGTAAAAGAGGGTTTGTTGTTCACCCTAACGATGCTTTCTTAAAGGGGATTGTTCACCCTTTGGATTACCTTCACAGCTTGTTATCACCTCTGGACCATCTTGCTTTCTGGTCTGTTGATAGTATTGTACAGTGATAAGACTATTGAGATTGTAGCACAACGCTAATGTTTGAGCAACAGAGCTTTTAATGTGAATTGAGGGTCATTCCTGATGAGATTGTGCAGTCCAGTGCTAATTGGGTCAGTCTTTCTGAATGAACAAGATCAATAGAAATGCTTTCTTATCTTGCCAAATGTTATATTTCATTGAATGGCTGAGATGTGTGGTtgagtggttttgtgtgtgttcctgttctTTATGTGTAGGAGGCAGTCTACTGGTCCCTAGTATTTTTCCTTATTTGTACAGTAGACGCGAAAAAGAGCGGGGGCGGTAGTGAAGAGATAATAGCGTGGATTGAGAATCAGACTCAGCCAAGGCCACACAGTGTTTAATTGTATTTGGAGAATACTCCTCTGGAGAATaaacaaaatactgtatgtatctgagccatttttttaaaatacttttgcatttatccatttattcaacttttccaaaatgttgCCGTGTGAAAAAGAGATTTATTTAAAAAGATGTTCCCTAATGATGATACCATTAGAAGTAATTCTTTCGTTTTACGTGATCTTTGCTTTATCAAACACACAGTAGCGTTTGATTACTGAGATGGAGATATAGTTAGCAATTTTGCGTTGGCGTTCGGAGTGACGCTAACGAAGACGTGTGCCATCCTCTCTGTTATTTTCAACATTACTCATCACTATCTTCTTGCAACATCCTattgaaaatcaaaacaaaacattcaaacaacCAAAGACAATTAGCTTGTAATGTTTCCATTTAGGATATGAGGCCAAATGAAACAAAGGTGTTAGGTAAAGGTGTTCATTTTTACTAAATTAATGGACCGTTATCTTCAAGTTCCACAAGTTTGGTTTTCATTATTCTTGACCTCTAAAAAGGAAAGAGTAGACACTTAATCTCAACCTGTACTGATATTGATTTTCCCACTCGAAAATAGCCTTAAATTCCAattataagtaaaaaaaaactatgctGTGTAttttaatcaatatttatgTGGATAAGTGGAATCAACCAAAGAAAGCTTTGACATAAAAACAAGGCGGTATCTAAGAAGTTCTCCTTATTTCTCAATAACACTCCTCAGGACCTGCTGCTACAGGCTACATGGTCATCGTTATATTAAAGCCTTCCACACGCTGGTTTCTAATGAGCCTGCAGAACTGTTGAGGGCCAAATCGGGGGCCACACTGCGTCAAAGAGCAGAGGGGCCTCCTGAAACCCGTGACCTCCTCTGGTGTGTCCAGCTAGAGAGGAAAACTTTAGGAGGAAGTCCCGGGCAGTGTgggcgggcgggggggggggggggggggggagaggtgaTGTGTTACTTCCTCAAATGGTGCAGAGTTATCTACAGTAAATACTGCTGGTCACTGTGTGATAGCAACACTTTGAATGACACCGTTGGTTTGAAATGCCACTGGGGTTGTGAAATATGTTTCTATAGCTTTCTACGGCCGTTATGTGTCATGTTGTAAGCCATTATGTTAGTTTTGCAGGGTGTAACAGGAGAAAATGTTAGGTGTGGCTAGTCACTGTATGAGATAAAGGTGTATAATCCAATATAATTGGTTTGCACAACACTTAAcgtcaaaatgaaaaatctctTTTTGAGATATGCCAACCGCATTCTCTCAGCTATGCATGATAAAGTTACTGGGTAATGTCCCTCCACACAGCTACTGTCAAAACTTTCGATATGATTCAAAAGTACAAAAGAGGGATTGAATATGTAGAACCAGTTGTCAAAATATTACCCATCAAGAATCAAAGCATGTGTcttatgattttttttgcttgaaagctCGCAGTGAGATCGCAGTAGTGGGATAAAAGTAATtcttgttttgtgtatgtgtggcagGCGGAGTGTAGTGTGACGTCTGTAAAAACTAACTTTTTAGCAGTTATTTATGTATAgttattcatcttttttatctgtattatttaatcttatttttctaGTCAGTCTATAGGTGATTCATAGACTTTTTCTGGCTTGGTCCTCACTTTAGTAGACCAGCAATAATGTGCTTACATCCACATACAAACAGCAAAACATAagtcaaacagcagaacaataAGAATTACCTCTAAAAGtcatatatttttgttaaatgatcaaacaacattttaaatctGATCAACAAATTTTGGTGTGAAAGATTTGAGTTTCAGAtgtaaggtcaaaggtcaagatGTATCTTCAGGTTCTTGACAGTGAGGAGGCTCTGTCATATTGATCTCAattcctgcttctctctcttctccatatAATcaagtagtatagtagtagatAAAGACTGACGCACGTTTCAAACAAagaagaggaacagagggaaaaaaaaatgcacgtgcaacaaaaaagaaagcacaCTCAGTTGTTCAGTTGAGTTTCACAGGAATgcaagaggggggaaaaaaacatgaattgtgaAAGAatcaaacagaaagaaacatcAGCAGGCCAACTAACCACTTAAGGTTCCACTTTTGAGCTGCTAGTGTGGAAATAGTGTGCACACTAGGGTTGATAAATCAGATTCCCAATGTATCGAGAATCACATATTGGCCTAgtgaacatttttttattactattatttgtatttcacatggctgaccagagaaatcactCCAGTGGTGTGGGAGTATTTTACTCAACCAGCTTCAGGGGTGTCATCTATAAAACctaatgaaacctgcctcacccacctgagaaaatgtcattaatatgggtctcagtggagagttttagtgtcccatgatggtctaaatgctgtttcagaggattttccaccctgataagagcaaattatgggggaaacactggatccTTCTAATTTGGAGGGATTTttggggcatgaaaatggtaaagAATTAAAGAATATTGacataaaatatcagctatcagcagctgcAATCCAATAATAACAGTATCAGcgttcaaaaacccatattggtcaaaccctagtgtACACAATACTACTGCCAGGTAATGGATGGGCTGCAGCAGGTACAGTGGCTTGTGTCTGAATCACACAGAAGATAGTTTGAAATGCACAGGTCAGGAAATAAGTTTTATAAAAGGGATATTTTGAGACAAAATCTCTCCTCAGATGATGGGTCCCTGTCACACATACTGTTCAAGGATCCTTGATATGAAATGCTTTGCTGAATACTCAagtctgattggccaatgaacgcataggtctgttatttctgaatgacagtcagctgtttcaatcatatcactccgcGGTCAAGGAGCCCCGTCAATTTTGTCCATTTCTAATCCCTTTTTGTGCCAAAAAACACGTGACTCAGTTGCGGAACACGGAAGACTTccccaatgttttttttttttttttttattgaacaaaTTCCATGTACAAACATCATGGCTTTGAAATCTTCACAATATACCACTTCCCCAatgttagttttattttattcagagAACACGAGACTTTCGGTTGGTGGTGGTGAGAGGCTGAACCGCTGTCTTTATGTTGTTtacgttgctatggttacagctGTGCTACAGTATAGCTCATGGATGCTAGCCatgatgctagctacagacgtttccgTGGGTGCAGTGAAGCTGAAGCTTTTTTGGGGGCGAAAACTTGTCCTTTAGCTTGTACGTTAATACAATTATTTCGAATCGATATTTCGTGTCAAATTCTGAATGTGTTTGGTAGGCAGCCGTTCTCCCTTACTTCCAAAAGTAATCCCACCCACCGAGTGACGTCACCAACCACTTGATCCAAACAAGGATGTAGCTGAGTTTCGAATTAGGAATCAGATCCATGTTCAGATGAGGAACTAATAAAGacattaatgaggaaaaacagctCTGTCCGAGGTGCGTATGGTCGGTTAACCGGAGATAtatgataattattatttattgtcaACAATACCTGAGAGTAAATACAGTCTGAAATCCATACGGACCACGCTGTGAGACTTTGAATGCGACTTCAACAGTAACTTAGGCTATGTGACTTGCTTATTATAACAACATTACTTTAAGTTCTGATTTATTATAGGCTACCAAAGCTGTATCGGTATAGATATTTGCCCTAAATAGGCCTGTTTACAGCCGCACTTCCATAGCCTTTACATGCAATTCTCACCATGGATATAGTGCTGTGATTTGCATTAGCTAGCTTATATAATTGGAGGTCGTTCTAGTTTAGATTCTGTTAGTTTTCAGATGGGGCTTGCTGGTTTAAGTTTGGTTTCTGTTATTACATTTAGCTTTAgttcttattttgttttgtttcagttcaTGTTTTGACTGTCATGGACAAGGGGAACAGGCTATATCCTCTCTGCTCTTCATGAGTCCTGTGTTGAGAAAGAACAGCATGAGTATAGGCTGCATCGTTTTTttggtattattattttaatttcacatagTAGAGATTTGTCTGAGCATTTTCATGGTATATATCAATGTAATGTTAGTATATGTGGCTTCTAGATTGTTCCCTCCTGTGGGGAAACACGCAACGTTTGCACACTAGTTTAGCAATGTGCTGCTAAACCTTGTAGACTCAGTCACTGTAAATGTAACTTTGTGTCTTGCTCTTGTCTGGTCATGTCCATCCATCAGATGTTTCCACTCCTTGTCCTGCTGATCCTCTATCAGCCAGTAGAGGGTGACACCTCACCAATCAC
The Centroberyx gerrardi isolate f3 chromosome 12, fCenGer3.hap1.cur.20231027, whole genome shotgun sequence genome window above contains:
- the gpsm3 gene encoding uncharacterized protein gpsm3 codes for the protein MNCTEVKVEMAEEGQLEPLVITEEGDVTVGVADRGAVSSLAVNSRESALKKEDGQTGEGKTEENITRELCLEEERLPKQQTMTEEENRGEFGGDEEDKVGRPEETESMNDGQNGDDKEKEGQTQEEMRIKEIPEETRDTEEDTVAPTDPQGDINGLTSSDQPSEGTQREQDDQKQAHRLTPDFPEALYELLCTLQEGRRLNDQRCSFRLEGGLVRRRCHSEPNTTKPAKRVVFSSMTSLQKEEFFELVATAQARRLDDQRADLDRSPPPKPKTRSFRGSLKQLSIVRKPAPLPVPKEDLYNMILTTQAQGRLEDQRSRAPGPMDDEDFFSLLLRVQGGRMEEQRTELPHILQT